In Iodobacter fluviatilis, the DNA window GTGGCACCGGTATCGTTCAGAACCAAATCGCCGGTTTGCAGCACTTGATGGTGATGATGGTTATGCAGCACTTCACCGTTTCTGGAGAAAATGCTCGGGTAGGCCAGCTGCAAATCATGGCTGCGAACAATGCCTTCCATTAATCCCACTACTTGGTGCTCAAGCACGGTTGCGTGCGAAGCGCGCATGGCGGCATGGTGCACATCGCGGGTAATCGCCAGCACTTTTTCCATTTCGGCGATTTCTTCATCGCCTTTGATTTCGCGCTGAGCAATGACGGCGTGGGTTAAAGCGCTAGAAAAACCGGCTTTTACTTTTGAGCTGTCACAGCTTAATAACTTGGCAAGTTCCAGAATGGTCTCGCCACGATAGGGCGCTAAATATTGCACGGTAATGCCAGCAGCCTGAGCGGCGGCCAGTGCTTCGCCAAGCTTTGCGTAAGGCTGGCTTTGAGCAAGACCTGCTGTGGCTGCACGCTCGCTTAAGCTGGGTTGCGGGCCGGTCCAAACGATGTCCGCTACTTCGGGCTCATTCCCAAATAGCGTGATCACGTCATTGGCCGTATCAATCAGGCCGGCAAGGCCTGGCTCGTTCAGGCCAAAGTAGTAGCGAAAACTGCTGTCCTGAATAAACGGGAAAATATTATCCGAGTAATTCATGGGCGAATCGACGTTGCCTAGCAGCAAAATCAGACTATCCGGCAAGCTGGCAGAAAGAGTGGCACGGCGTTGACGATAGATTTCGGGCTGAAACATGGCGTTTTTCCATTGAATGTGTGGGGCGTATCTTTGTTGAAAGAGCGCCATTTGTAAATGGGTGGAAGTGGCATTTAATCGTGCTTATGCCCCTTGAATGGCAGATCTGTTTCTTTAAATGAATAAACTTGGTGCTTTGCTGCATTGTTTGTGTGTTTTTAGAGTGCAGGCTGATTTGCTGCGATGTGATGGTGTTGGCGCTACTGCGGAAGTCCTAAAAGCAGCTGAGGTTTTAGTTTTGGTTTGTAATAAAGCTTACAAAGTATTGTTAAATTTTACATGTAGCTTATGTGGTGATAGTGTTGCTGCAAAATAATTGATTGGCATATTCGGGGGTTGTATTGCTGCAATTTTTAAAGCGTTTATGTCTTACAGGGCTGGCGGGCTTATCACTTATTTATGCAGGAAATACTTTTGCGGCCACAGGGCCTGCGATTGAGGATTTCTTTCGTAAGCCCGGCATGATTCAACCCTTGATGTCGCCTTCGGGTAAGTACATTGCGTCCTTAAATGATGGCAGTTATTGTTGCTGATGCACTTCCTGCAGCGCCTGATTAAATTGCATTAAGAATTCACGGGCTTTGGGGTGATTGATGGGGGTAATCAGGTGCAGGGTGATTGTTTCTATGATGCCGCCAACAGGTACTGGGATTTGGGGTAATTTTTTAGCCAGATTTGCGATGCTTTCTTTGCCTTGTTTTTGATCGGTAATAATAAAGTCGGCTTTGTCCTCGGCCAGTAAGCGTATGCAAGCGCTCATATCGTAGGGGCGGATCGGGTGGAGTAATCCTTTTTTAATCATTATTTCGATTTGCTTTAAGTAGGCCCAGCCCAAGGGGTGACAGTAGCGCTTGCCGGCTAAGGTTTCGAGCTTCGTGCCATCCAGATGGCTGCCTTCTAGGGCAAATACACGTATTTCAAGCACAAATAATGGATCAGAATAATTAAATAATTTACGACGCTCAGGTGTACTCATATAGGGAAATGTGCCGGTATACGCGCCTTTTAGCGTAGAGCTATAGCCATTCGACCATGGGCGCCATTCCAGCTCATAGGGTAAGCGGGCTTGTTTCATTACTTTTTTAACTAAGGCAGCAGCCAGCCCGCCTTCTGGTAAGGAAGGATCTGTATAGGGAGCGTAATCAGGCCCTGTCACTAGCTTCACGGGCTCGGCCAGTGTAAGAGCGCTCCAGATGAAAAGCATGATTGCTAACTTGGGCATTGAATCTGTTCTCTTGGCTGTTCAGGTATTTTAGACACAGATCGCCATGATGTGATTCAAGTTAATGATTTGCTGCAGACAGCCTGCCTCAAAGAGCAGGCTGCTGCGTATAGCTGCCTAAGTGATTGGCAAAAAAGTGCGGCATGGCTTCACAGGTGTTAAAGCGGTGATGATGAAAACCAAGGCTTTTATTTTGTTTAACGATATATTCCACGCCGATGCTGCCGTTTTTAAAACGCATCGATAATCTGATCTGAATCGGCGATATTGAGCCGCGGAACACCAGCGTCTTGATTTTATCTCCCCCGCAGGGCGATCATTAATCAAAGCCTTTAATGTGCTCACCACGTAAAACAGGTAATTGCCAGCGTAAACGCATTGCTAATAATCTGAAACTAAATCCCGCAACTAAGGCAATCATTGATGCAAGGCCGGTTTCTATTTTTAGATAATTCAGCAAAATATATAAAGCACCAGTAGCTAGGGAGACGCTGGCGTAAATCTCGCGGCTCAGTACCATCGGTTGTTGATTACACAACACATCACGCAGTAAGCCACCAAATACGCCGGTTACAACGCCCGCCATGATGGCAATACCAGGATGAACGCCCGCTTCCATGCCGATATTGCAGCCAATAATGGTGAAAGCCACCAAACCCAGCGCATCAACAATCAAAAATAAGCGACGCAGATGATGCAAATGACTGGCGATTAAAGCGGTTAAGGCAGCAGCCCCAATGGTAAACAGCAGATATTGCGGATGCGCAACCCAGCCCAGCGGATAGTGGCCCAGCAGCATATCGCGTGCAGTACCACCACCCAGTGCGGTGACCGTGCCTATAAAACAAATACCAAATAAATCCATATTGCGGCGCATGCCCATCAGCGCCCCAGACATGGCTTCGGCAGTGATGGCGATTAAATAAATAGTGTAAAGCAGCATTTCAAGATCTTTTTAGAGGGAGTTGGAGCCGTTGGACTTGGATTTATATACGAAATAATTAATTGAATGGCATTATCCCAAGATGTTTAGATATATTGAACTAAATTTAATATTAATAAGGTATGCTTAAAAATTCTTAATATGTGAAAGATACGCTGGTGAATTTAGACCCCAGACAAACCGAAGCGCTGCGAGCAGTGATTGAAACTGGCAGCTTTGAGCAGGCCGCAGTGCGCCTGCATCTCACTGCTTCAGCTGTTTCTCAGCGGGTACGTGCGCTGGAAAGTAATCTGGGCAATCCCTTGGTGGTACGCAGCCGCCCAGCCCGTGCCACACCGGTTGGCCAGCGGCTTTTGCAATATTTACATCGTGTGATGCAGCTGGAGGCTGATCTGGCTTCAGATTTAGCTGTGGAGCGTTATTCGCCCCTGCTTCTGACAATTGCACTCAATGCCGATACGCTGGGCACATGGTTTTTTCCTGCGTTGGCGCAGGCTCTGGTGAATGAAGAAGTGCTGATTGATTTAATCGTTGAAGATCAGGATCACACCTATACCCTGCTCGAATCTGGGATGGCTATAGGTTGCATTGGCAGCGAAGAAAAGCCCATGAAAGGCTGCTTTGCCGATGCCTTAGGCGTGATGCGCTATCGTTTGGTGGCGAGCAAAAGCTTTTGCCAACGCTGGTTTCCTCAGGGCATGAATCGTAACGACGCCCGCCGTGCGCCTGTGGTGGCGTATTCGCACAAAGATACGCTGCAGGCGGGCTTTCTGGAAAACCATTTTGGCCTGTTGCCCGATGCCTACCCTTGTCATTATGTACCCGGCACCGAGCCCCATCTGGCGGCTATTTGCCACGGCTTAGGCTATGGCATGGTGCCTGAGTTACTGCTGGGCGAATCTACTGGCGATCTGATTGATCTGGCACCGGATTATCCTTGCGATGTAAAGCTTTACTGGCACTCATGGAAAGTGCAATCGCCGCGCATGGAAGCACTGTCAAAACAGATTGTGGATGCGGCAAGAGTGGTGCTGGGCACGCCTCTTTCAGAGTAGATAAATATGAATACCTGCCGGTAAGTGGCACGTAGCTAACACCTGGTCAGTTTTATATCTTACAAAACAGGATGGCAGTGTATATTTGTTTGATACTAAAGGCGTTCATTCAGGGAATGGAAAATCACTTTGCTTGTGATATAAAATGATAAAAATAATCGTTTAAGTCATGAAGGGAGGTCTATGAAAAAAAATATAATCAGATTCTCCTGCTTTGGGCTGATGCTTTATGCTGCATCTGCAATGAGTGCGCCACTGGAGCTGGTGACACTGCAATACCCCCCTTATCAGTATGAAGAAAATGGCCAGACTAAAGGCTTTGTGGTGGAGATCGTAAAAGAAGTGTTTCGCCGGATGCAGCAGCCCGTAAATATCACTTTAATGCCCTGGACCCGGTCAATTAAAATGATTGAAGATGGCACGGCTGATGCTATTTTTACTGCATATAAAACGGCAGAAAGAGAAGTGTTTGCAGATTATTCAAAAGAAGTGCTGATGCCACAGGCCGTTTCATTATTTGTTTTAAAAGAATCAAATATTAAGTTTGATGGTGACTTGCTAAAGTTGGCTAATTATAGTTTTGGTGCGGTAAATAAAGTTAGTTATGGGGATGTTTTTGATAATGCAGTTAAGAATAAACTGATTAAAGCCCCTGATGTGACATATACCGGCGAACAGAATGTGGAAAAATTATTAGCAAAACGTTTTGATATAATGGTCAGTAATAAGTATGGCGCATTAGATATTTTAAGGCACAAAGGTGTTGAACATAAAGTCAAAGAGCTTGCTCCCGAAGTTCAGGCTATTCCCAGTTATATGGCTTTTTCTAAAAAAAGAAACCTAAGGGCGATACGGGATAAATTTGATGAAATTTTATCTGCAATGAAAAAAGACGGTAGCTACCAGAAAATAGTGGCCAGCCAGAGTCCTGTTGAATTAAAAATTAAATAATTATTGCATGGATAATTTAAAAAACGGGAAGCCTAGGCTTCCCGTTTTTTATTTTAAACGATTAATACCTGCAAGCCATCAATACCGGTAATGCGCCGGTTTATACGGCCCTTGTTTGGGTACGTCGATATAGGCAGCTTGCTCGTCTGTTAGCTCGGTGAGCGTTGCGCCGATTTTCTTTAGGTGTAATCGGGCCACCATTTCATCAAGGTGCTTAGGCAGTACGTAGACGCCAACTGGATATTGCTCGGTTTTGGTAAACAGCTCGATTTGCGCCAGCACCTGATTGGTGAAGGAGTTAGACATCACAAAGCTGGGGTGGCCAGTGGCGCAGCCCAGATTCACCAGGCGCCCTTCGGCAAGCAGGATGATGCGTTTGCCATCTGGGAAAATAATGTGATCGACTTGCGGCTTCACGTTTTCCCATTCGTATTGGCGTAAGGATGCAACCTGAATTTCGCTATCAAAGTGGCCGATATTGCAGACGATGGCGTTATTGCGCATCTTAAGCATATGCTCGTGGGTAATTACGCCTACATTGCCGGTGGTGGTGACAAAGATATCGCCCTGATCGCAAATGCTGTCCATCGTTACGACACGAAAGCCTTCCATGGCGGCTTGCAGCGCGCAAATCGGGTCGATTTCGGTGACGTAAACGGTGGCACCCAAGCCGCGCAGGCTTTGGGCGCAGCCCTTACCCACATCGCCATAGCCAAGGATCACCGCGGCTTTACCTGCGATCATCACATCGGTGGCGCGTTTAATACCATCTACCAGTGATTCACGGCAGCCGTAAAGGTTGTCGAATTTAGATTTGGTAACGGCGTCGTTGACATTAATCGCAGGGAAGGAGAGACGGCCTTCACTGTGCATTTTATACAGGCGGTGTACACCGGTAGTGGTTTCTTCGGTGACGCCTTTAATATAAGAAAGTCGGGTGGAATACCACTTAGGATCTTTGGCCAGCGTGGCTTTAATCGAGGCAAACAACACGATTTCTTCTTCGTTGCCAGGGGCAGAAATGACTGAGGGATCGGTTTCAGCTCGTGCGCCAAGGTGCAGCAAAATGGTGGCATCGCCGCCATCGTCCAGAATCATATTGGCGTACTGGCCGTTGGGGAAATCAAAAATGCGGTGGGTAAAATCCCAGTATTCTTCGAGTGTTTCGCCCTTGTGGGCAAATACCGATGTACCTGCTGCGGCAATCGCTGCAGCTGCGTGGTCCTGGGTAGAGAAAATATTGCAGGACACCCAGCGCACTTCGGCCCCTAGGGCTTGCAGAGCTTCAATCAGCACTGCAGTCTGGATGGTCATATGGATGGAGCCTGCGATACGGGCTCCTTTAAGTGGCTGTGCTTTGGCGTACTCCGTCCGCACAGACATTAGGCCGGGCATTTCTGTTTCTGCAATGCGAATTTCTTTACGGCCCCAGTCTGCCAAAGATAGATCAGCGACTTTAAAATCAGAATTTGCTAAATCAAGATTTGCCACAGTGGTGATTCCTATCTGTGGCCGGGATGGCATCTCCAACACGCATGCCGTACCCGGCGCGGGTTTACAGGAGAGCGCAGTTAAGAAATTCGAGCCTGGCCCCTAGCAGTTTGTCGGACTTAGGCGGTCGTAGCGAAAAATCGCATGGTCTAGACCAGATTTTTCCGGATTTGCAGTGCCAATAAGGCGTTATTGGTCAAAAATTCGGTGAAATATGGGCCGATCAGGTGATTCTGTAGCCGACTGATGCTAAGTTCGACAGGCTATTTAGGGTTGCAGCGCCCCTCGAATGTGCTTTCATTATAGCGTTAAGAATCTGATGATTGTCTTGTTTACAATGCAGTATTTGCTTACATTAAGTAGCATTCGCACAAAGTGATGGCAGGGCTGGCTCTGCAGTTGGTAGCAAACCAAAACAATGCGTTGCATTTAAGTCTTAATTTTTAAAGTAAATTAGTCAGTCGGCATAATGAATCATCGTGCCGCTATCAACCAAGGCTGTGGAATGAAATTAAAACGATGCGCCAGCTTGATCTTAGTCCTTGCTTTAAGTGCCTGCGGATCAATGCGCCAGTATCAGGCCGAATCGCAGGGAGCGATTGATTTTGTCCGCGCAGGCAAGCCCGATAGCGCACTGGCTGTATTGGAATCGAATAATAGTGATAAAGACCTTTTGTATTATCTGGAAAAAGGTCAGCTATTACAGCTAAAAAGTGACTGGCCTAGTAGCACCGGCGCTTGGCTGAAGGCGGATGCAAAAATCCAGGATTGGGAAGATGCCGCTAAAAACTCGCCAGATAAATTAATGGGTGAGGTGGGTAGCTTTTTAATTAACGATAAAACCCGCCGCTACGATGGCTACGATTACGAAAAAGTATTGCTCTCTACTCTGCTGGCCATGAATCATGCCGCCGCGGGGGATTGGGGCAATGCACGGGTTGAAGTCAAAAAAACGCATGAACGTGAAGCGATCATTGCGGAGTATCGCTCGCGTGCTTATGAAAAAGACGAAGCTGAGGCTAAAAGCAGAGGCGTAAAAACCACGTTTAAAGACTTAAAAGGTTATCCAACCGAAACGCTGGATGATCCTGAAGTTTTAGCTTTAAAAAACAGCTATCAGAATGCGTTTAGTCATTATCTGGCGGCTTTTGTTTATGAGTCGCTGGGTGAAAAAAGCCTAGCAGCGCCGGGCTATCGCAAGGCGATTGAGCTGCAGCCCAATACCAAGATTTTAGAAGATGGCTTGTCTCAGCTCGATAGCAAAACCAGCAAGCGCGGAATGAGCGAGGTGTTGTTTGTGGTGAGCTCGGGCCTTGCCCCAGCACGTAAATCGGTGACCGTACCCCTGCCCATTTATCGGGTCGGATTAACGGCGATGTCTTTTCCTGTTATTCGCTCCGGCAACGATTTTGCGCCGTCACAGCTTAAATTAGACGGGCGTTTTTTGCCGGTTAGCACTATCACCAGTATCGATGCCATGAGCCGCCGCGCATTGCGGGACGATATGCCGGGCATTATTTTGCGCTCCACCATCCGTGCTGTGACAAAAGGCGTGGCGCAAAAGCAGCTGAATGACCGGGACAATAATGCCAGTGCAATTGCCAGCTTAGTGCTTGGGCTGGTCAGTGTGATGACCGAGCAAGCCGATGAGCGCACTTGGAGCACCCTGCCCGCACAGATTGCCATTGTCCGGGCGACCTTGCCACAGGGCATGCATAAAGTATTAGTGCCTACGTTGCAGGGGCAGGAGGCGTTTGATTTTAAAGTAAGCAGCCCTTACCAGATTGTGCCGATCAGGGTGATGGGCAATCAGGTGTATTTAGGAAAGACAGATTTGTCATCTGTGGTATTAGACACAGTGGTGACAGAGAGCACAGACGCTATGATTCAGCCAGCTAAGCCTAAAAAGGTGAAGAAATAATCATCGTGTTTTCTATTTTGAATAAAGGAATAACCATGAAAAAGTATCTTGCCCGTGGCGTTTTACTGGCTGCTGTTTT includes these proteins:
- a CDS encoding HTH-type transcriptional regulator ArgP, whose amino-acid sequence is MNLDPRQTEALRAVIETGSFEQAAVRLHLTASAVSQRVRALESNLGNPLVVRSRPARATPVGQRLLQYLHRVMQLEADLASDLAVERYSPLLLTIALNADTLGTWFFPALAQALVNEEVLIDLIVEDQDHTYTLLESGMAIGCIGSEEKPMKGCFADALGVMRYRLVASKSFCQRWFPQGMNRNDARRAPVVAYSHKDTLQAGFLENHFGLLPDAYPCHYVPGTEPHLAAICHGLGYGMVPELLLGESTGDLIDLAPDYPCDVKLYWHSWKVQSPRMEALSKQIVDAARVVLGTPLSE
- a CDS encoding trimeric intracellular cation channel family protein, producing MLLYTIYLIAITAEAMSGALMGMRRNMDLFGICFIGTVTALGGGTARDMLLGHYPLGWVAHPQYLLFTIGAAALTALIASHLHHLRRLFLIVDALGLVAFTIIGCNIGMEAGVHPGIAIMAGVVTGVFGGLLRDVLCNQQPMVLSREIYASVSLATGALYILLNYLKIETGLASMIALVAGFSFRLLAMRLRWQLPVLRGEHIKGFD
- a CDS encoding aminopeptidase P family protein translates to MFQPEIYRQRRATLSASLPDSLILLLGNVDSPMNYSDNIFPFIQDSSFRYYFGLNEPGLAGLIDTANDVITLFGNEPEVADIVWTGPQPSLSERAATAGLAQSQPYAKLGEALAAAQAAGITVQYLAPYRGETILELAKLLSCDSSKVKAGFSSALTHAVIAQREIKGDEEIAEMEKVLAITRDVHHAAMRASHATVLEHQVVGLMEGIVRSHDLQLAYPSIFSRNGEVLHNHHHHQVLQTGDLVLNDTGATSSGGYASDITRTIPVGGTFSPRQRELYDAVLAMQTEAIAALKPGLPYLTAHKLAAKVMVKAMSKLGFFKGDADEIVESGAYAIAFPHGLGHQIGLDVHDMESLGENLVGYGEGIERSTLFGMGYLRLGKPLKAGMVITVEPGIYFIPALIDAWQAEGRHSGIINYAKFNEYKDFGGIRIEDNVLITATGSRILGPHIARTAEEVEAVMLAV
- a CDS encoding substrate-binding periplasmic protein; its protein translation is MLFIWSALTLAEPVKLVTGPDYAPYTDPSLPEGGLAAALVKKVMKQARLPYELEWRPWSNGYSSTLKGAYTGTFPYMSTPERRKLFNYSDPLFVLEIRVFALEGSHLDGTKLETLAGKRYCHPLGWAYLKQIEIMIKKGLLHPIRPYDMSACIRLLAEDKADFIITDQKQGKESIANLAKKLPQIPVPVGGIIETITLHLITPINHPKAREFLMQFNQALQEVHQQQ
- a CDS encoding substrate-binding periplasmic protein → MKKNIIRFSCFGLMLYAASAMSAPLELVTLQYPPYQYEENGQTKGFVVEIVKEVFRRMQQPVNITLMPWTRSIKMIEDGTADAIFTAYKTAEREVFADYSKEVLMPQAVSLFVLKESNIKFDGDLLKLANYSFGAVNKVSYGDVFDNAVKNKLIKAPDVTYTGEQNVEKLLAKRFDIMVSNKYGALDILRHKGVEHKVKELAPEVQAIPSYMAFSKKRNLRAIRDKFDEILSAMKKDGSYQKIVASQSPVELKIK
- the ahcY gene encoding adenosylhomocysteinase, which translates into the protein MANLDLANSDFKVADLSLADWGRKEIRIAETEMPGLMSVRTEYAKAQPLKGARIAGSIHMTIQTAVLIEALQALGAEVRWVSCNIFSTQDHAAAAIAAAGTSVFAHKGETLEEYWDFTHRIFDFPNGQYANMILDDGGDATILLHLGARAETDPSVISAPGNEEEIVLFASIKATLAKDPKWYSTRLSYIKGVTEETTTGVHRLYKMHSEGRLSFPAINVNDAVTKSKFDNLYGCRESLVDGIKRATDVMIAGKAAVILGYGDVGKGCAQSLRGLGATVYVTEIDPICALQAAMEGFRVVTMDSICDQGDIFVTTTGNVGVITHEHMLKMRNNAIVCNIGHFDSEIQVASLRQYEWENVKPQVDHIIFPDGKRIILLAEGRLVNLGCATGHPSFVMSNSFTNQVLAQIELFTKTEQYPVGVYVLPKHLDEMVARLHLKKIGATLTELTDEQAAYIDVPKQGPYKPAHYRY
- a CDS encoding COG3014 family protein; this translates as MKLKRCASLILVLALSACGSMRQYQAESQGAIDFVRAGKPDSALAVLESNNSDKDLLYYLEKGQLLQLKSDWPSSTGAWLKADAKIQDWEDAAKNSPDKLMGEVGSFLINDKTRRYDGYDYEKVLLSTLLAMNHAAAGDWGNARVEVKKTHEREAIIAEYRSRAYEKDEAEAKSRGVKTTFKDLKGYPTETLDDPEVLALKNSYQNAFSHYLAAFVYESLGEKSLAAPGYRKAIELQPNTKILEDGLSQLDSKTSKRGMSEVLFVVSSGLAPARKSVTVPLPIYRVGLTAMSFPVIRSGNDFAPSQLKLDGRFLPVSTITSIDAMSRRALRDDMPGIILRSTIRAVTKGVAQKQLNDRDNNASAIASLVLGLVSVMTEQADERTWSTLPAQIAIVRATLPQGMHKVLVPTLQGQEAFDFKVSSPYQIVPIRVMGNQVYLGKTDLSSVVLDTVVTESTDAMIQPAKPKKVKK